Proteins encoded by one window of Lathyrus oleraceus cultivar Zhongwan6 chromosome 1, CAAS_Psat_ZW6_1.0, whole genome shotgun sequence:
- the LOC127100472 gene encoding uncharacterized protein LOC127100472, whose translation MAQVHFQWGGERAAIEKPTSKGGMFEVNRINRVNAKMDALTQKIESLAITPTTTAIAVTPNCELCGTHGRTNADCQLLVGIPTDQVNYAQGNPYSNTYNTGWRNHPNFSYKNNMALFPLNLTPAIPPGYQKGAPFAPQAPRKSNLEIMMENFMNAQAQKKIIL comes from the coding sequence ATGGCTCAAGTTCATTTCCAATGGGGAGGTGAACGTGCTGCTATAGAAAAACCAACTTCGAAAGGTGGAATGTTCGAAGTTAATCGCATAAACCGCGTCAATGCTAAAATGGATGCACTTACTCAAAAGATTGAAAGCTTAGCCATAACACCAACAACTACCGCAATTGCTGTAACACCAAACTGTGAATTGTGTGGAACCCATGGGCGCACTAATGCTGATTGTCAGTTATTGGTTGGTATTCCTACCGACCAAGTaaattatgctcaaggaaacccaTATTCCAACACTTACAATACTGGCTGGAGAAATCATCCAAACTTTTCTTATAAAAATAACATGGCTTTATTTCCTCTAAACCTAACACCTGCTATTCCACCTGGTTATCAGAAAGGGGCCCCTTTTGCTCCACAAGCACCTAGAAAGTCAAATCTAgagatcatgatggaaaactttatgAATGCTCAAGctcaaaaaaaaattattttgtaA